The stretch of DNA TTCTACGTATGCCAGCTTGTCGGGTTTGTGGGCTTTAGTGTATTTTGCTCCTTTACCATTTTGGTGTTGTCGTGTTCGTTGCTGCAGGTTTTTAGTGTAACCTGTGTAGAAACTGCCATCAATGCACTGAATTATGTAAACAAAAAATGTCATCCCCATCTATTGTTCCTCAATGTTATAGTTAAAGTCCATACCTTTCTGTATCGCATGTTCAAAATAAGCTTCAGGGTCTATTTCTTGCACACTTCCTCTGTCAACATCAATAATGTAAATTCCGTGCAGATGCGCGTTTTTGATATCTTCTATTGTAACTGGTGGTTTTTGATAGTAATAATCACATAAGGCTTTGATTTTTTTAATTTCTTCTTCTGTGCGTTTTCTTGGGGGCTTAGCTAAAGCGGATGGAAAAGGTAAAACGTAATGTGGCGGAACACCTAAAGCGAATTTTCCAGCAAAACTACTGTATCGGATGATTTTGCTTGCCAACCTAGCGGACGTGTAGGTCATGGGTGCTAACGCGTTTTCTGGTGGTATGAAGCCTGTTTCTATTTCAACTACCAAGTTTCCCATTCCTTTT from Candidatus Bathyarchaeota archaeon encodes:
- a CDS encoding GIY-YIG nuclease family protein, with protein sequence MGMTFFVYIIQCIDGSFYTGYTKNLQQRTRQHQNGKGAKYTKAHKPDKLAYVERFDTQVTAMQRERQIKKLSHQQKQDLIDKNP